Genomic window (Candidatus Rokuibacteriota bacterium):
TCAACGAGCCGGTGCTGATCCTGGCCGACGAGCCCACCGGGAACCTCGACACGCAGACGAGCGTCGAACTCATGGCGCTCTTCCAGGACCTCAACCGGAGCGGGATCACCATCGTCCTGGTCACCCACGAAGCCGACATCGCCCAGTACGCGGGGCGCATCCTCGCCTTCCGCGACGGCAAGCTGATCCGGGACGCGCCGGTCGCCGAGCGGAAGGACGCCCGCCAGCTCCTCGCCCAGCTCCCCGCCGAGGAGATCGAGGCGTAGGGCCGCATGAACGTCTGGGCGAGCGCGCGCATTGCCCTCAGAGCGCTCCGGGTGAACAAGCTCAGGAGCGTGCTCACCATGCTCGGGATCATCATCGGCGTGGGCGCGGTGATCACCATGGTGGCCGTGGGTGCCGGGGCCCAGGCGCGGGTCGGCGAGCAGATCCGGAGCCTCGGCTCCAACCTGATCATCATCCTCTCCGGGACCGTCACCTCGGGCGGCGTGCGCCTGGGCCACGGCACCCAGCTCACGATCACCGAGGACGACGCCTGGGCCATCCAGCGCGAGATCCCGAGCGTCCAGGCCGCCGCGCCGTCGATGCGCGGGACCGGCCAGGTCGTGTACGGGAACCTCAACTGGTCCACCATCGTCCAGGGGGTGACGCCGGAGTTCTTCGAGGCGCGCGAGTGGGGGCTCGTCACCGGCAAGCCCTTCACCCAGCAGGACGTGGACGGGGCCACCAAGGTGGCGCTCCTCGGTCAGACCGTCGCCCAAAACCTTTTCGGCGATTCCGATCCGCTCGATCAGGTGATCAGGATCCGGAAGGTCCCCTTCACCGTCGTGGGGATCCTCGAGCGCAAGGGGCAGAGCACGTGGGGTCAGGACCAGGACGACATCATCCTGATGCCGCTCTCCACCGCCAAGAAAAAGGTGATGGGGGTGAGCCAGGCCAACGCCCGCGCCGTGGGCGCCATCTCGATCAAGGTGCGTGACGGCAACGTCATGAAGGAGACCGAGCAGCAGATCCGGGACCTCCTCCGTCAGCGCCACCGCCTCCAGCCGTATCAGGACGACGACTTCTGGCTCCGCAACCTCTCCGAGGTCCTCCAGACCCAGGAGGAGTCCTCGCGCGTGCTGACCATGCTGCTGGCCGCGATCGCCTCGGTCTCGCTGATGGTCGGCGGGATCGGGATCATGAACATCATGCTGGTGTCCGTGACGGAACGGACCCGGGAGATCGGTCTCCGCATGGCGGTCGGCGCGCGGAGCCGCGACATCCTGGCCCAGTTCCTCGTCGAGGCGCTCACCCTGTCGCTGATCGGCGGGGGGATCGGCATCGCGGCCGGCCTGGCGGGCTCCTACGGCATCGCCTACTTCGCCGAGTGGCGCACGCTCATCCAGCCCGGCGCGATCCTCCTGGCCTTCAGCTTTGCCGGGGCGGTGGGAATCTTCTTCGGGTTCTACCCGGCCCAGAAGGCTTCACGCCTGGACCCCATCGAGGCCCTCAGGTATGAGTAACCTCCGCATCCGCCTGCCGGCGCTGGCGCTCACGCTGCTGCTCGGCGCGGGCCCGGTCGCCGCCCAGTGGTTCTCCCCCCAGTCGGACAAGCTCCTCAAGCTCAGCTGGAGCGCCGAGCGCGTCGGCCCGTCCCGGATCCTCATCCTCGGCGACGTCCAGAACCTGGGCGACCTCCCTGCCCGCGTGGTCCTCAAGGCCGAGGGGCTGGACCAGAACGGCAAGGTCGTCAGCCGGGCTCGGGGCTACGTCGGCCAGGCCGTCCCGCCCCACGGGTCCTCCCCCTTCGAGATCCGGCTTATCCCGGCGGGCGTCGAGAAACAGTACCGGGTCACCGTCGAATCGTTCGAGTTTCTCGAGCCCGTCACCAGGGAGCCTCAGGCCGGATAGCCGCGCCAGCCGGTCGCGCTCCCCATCGCGCGCTGGCATCCGCGGCGCACGGCATTCCTGATGCGGCGACTCAGCGGACTCTGGCTGCTGCTGATGACGCTGGCCGTCCCCGCCGCCGCGCAGCTCCCCGACGACCTGGCGGGCTACGAACGCTGGAAGGTCCTCCGCGCCGGTGGTCTCCCCACCGAAGGCCCCCACCCGGGCACGAAGACGGTGTACGTCAACCCGGTCGGCGCGACGGCGAAGCCGCCCTTCCCCGCCGGGACCGTGATCGTCAAATCCGGGGTCAAGGACGGGTTCGTCCACCTGGTGGCGCTCATGCGCAAGCTGAAGGGCCAGTATCGCGAGGCGGACGGGTGGTACTTCGAGGAGTATCTTCGGGCGCGGCCCACCGAGCCCTTCCGCTTGGCGTTCGGCGGCCCCTCCGGCCAGGCGCTCTGCGTCGCGTGCCACCTCGGGCCCAGGGACGCCGACTTCGTCTACTCGCTCAAACGCTGACGTCCGACCGTGAGCGCGCCCCGCGGCGTTCGCATCACCGTTCGCGCCGGCGACCTGACTTCGCTGGCCGTGGACGCCATCGTCAACCCGGCCAACCGGAGCGGCGCCATGGGCGGGGGCGTCGCGAAGGCGATCAGGACGAAGGGCGGCCGGGAGATCGAGCGCGAGGCGCGGGCCCAGGCGCCGATCGAGATCGGAACCGCCGTCCTGACGCCGGCACGGAGTCTCCCCTGCCGCTATGTCCTCCACGCCGCCACGATGGTCCAGGCCGCCGAGCGCTCGAGCGCCGAGCGGGTTCGCCAAGCCACGCTCGCCGCCCTCCGCCTCGCCGACCAGCATGAGCTCCAGCGGATCGCGTTCCCGGGAATGGGAACCGGCGTGGGTCGGGTGCCCAAGGCCGACGCCGCCCGCGCGATGATCGAGACGATTCGCGCCTTCCCCGGCAGGCACCTGAAAGAGGTCATCCTGATTGACCGCGATCAGGAGATGGCCGACGCCTGGCAGCGCGCCCTCGCCGAAGGTCAGCCCCGGCGACAGCCCGTGCGCACCGGCGGGAAGGAAACCCCCCAGCGCCCGCGCTAACCATTCCCGGCTAGCTCCTCCCCGGGGTAGGGGGGCGGGGGGGTAGAAGCGGAATTCGATTCCTGCCCCCTACTAAGGGTGTGGTTGGGAAGGAAACGAATTCCCACCCCCCTGACGGGGGGGAACTCCTTGCCAAGGAGCCTGAGCCCGTAGTTTGCGTCGGGGAGTCCTTTCTCCCAGAAGGCGGGCTTGTCGACGTGTACCCCCTGGCAGTCGCCGTGGCTCAGGGTCGCCCATTGGACAAGGAGGCCAGGCTACCCCGAATTCGATTCCTTCCCAACCTCACCCTATAGGGGAAGAAACGAATTCGGTCCCCGAAAACGAGCCAGGAGCCTCTGACGGGTGCCGTGCTCCAAGTGCGGGGAGAATCACGGGGCGGAGCAACACCCTGCCATCCTCCTTCAATTGGGCCACGGCCCGAGGGCCGTGGAAACCTCGCTCGCCTACGAGGCGGAGTCGCTGGACGCGACCCTTCAATTGGGCCACGGCCCGAGGGCCGTGGAAACGAGGCGATCGGCACGCTGCTCGCCCTTCTTGCCGCCCCTTCAATTGGGCCACGGCCCGAGGGCCGTGGAAACGCTCCGCATAGTCCCGGTAGCAAAGCCGAGATGTTGCACACATATCTGCGAGCACCAAAATCCCACAGATCTCCACACGTGTCCGCCCCA
Coding sequences:
- a CDS encoding macro domain-containing protein; protein product: MGGGVAKAIRTKGGREIEREARAQAPIEIGTAVLTPARSLPCRYVLHAATMVQAAERSSAERVRQATLAALRLADQHELQRIAFPGMGTGVGRVPKADAARAMIETIRAFPGRHLKEVILIDRDQEMADAWQRALAEGQPRRQPVRTGGKETPQRPR
- a CDS encoding cytochrome P460 family protein, which gives rise to MRRLSGLWLLLMTLAVPAAAQLPDDLAGYERWKVLRAGGLPTEGPHPGTKTVYVNPVGATAKPPFPAGTVIVKSGVKDGFVHLVALMRKLKGQYREADGWYFEEYLRARPTEPFRLAFGGPSGQALCVACHLGPRDADFVYSLKR
- a CDS encoding ABC transporter permease — translated: MNVWASARIALRALRVNKLRSVLTMLGIIIGVGAVITMVAVGAGAQARVGEQIRSLGSNLIIILSGTVTSGGVRLGHGTQLTITEDDAWAIQREIPSVQAAAPSMRGTGQVVYGNLNWSTIVQGVTPEFFEAREWGLVTGKPFTQQDVDGATKVALLGQTVAQNLFGDSDPLDQVIRIRKVPFTVVGILERKGQSTWGQDQDDIILMPLSTAKKKVMGVSQANARAVGAISIKVRDGNVMKETEQQIRDLLRQRHRLQPYQDDDFWLRNLSEVLQTQEESSRVLTMLLAAIASVSLMVGGIGIMNIMLVSVTERTREIGLRMAVGARSRDILAQFLVEALTLSLIGGGIGIAAGLAGSYGIAYFAEWRTLIQPGAILLAFSFAGAVGIFFGFYPAQKASRLDPIEALRYE